A single genomic interval of Thermococcus celericrescens harbors:
- a CDS encoding DUF4152 family protein, producing MKIVAADTGGALLTEDYEPVGLIATAAVLVERPYRTAALSVARYADPFNYDMSGRQAVRDEAFLAVELAREVRPDVIHLDSTIGGIEVRKLDEPTIDALTITDRGKEVWKDLAKDLQPLAKKFWEETGIEIIAIGKSSVPVRIAEIYAGLYTAKWAIDYAREHGKATVGLPRYMKVEIRPGKIHGESLDPREGGLFGEIEAKTEGIGWELYPNPLVRRFMVLEVWKE from the coding sequence ATGAAGATCGTTGCAGCTGACACGGGTGGTGCACTGCTCACGGAGGACTATGAACCGGTTGGCCTGATAGCGACGGCGGCGGTACTCGTTGAGAGGCCCTACAGGACCGCGGCCCTGAGCGTGGCCCGCTACGCGGATCCGTTCAACTACGATATGAGCGGCAGGCAGGCGGTAAGGGACGAGGCTTTCCTGGCCGTTGAACTCGCGAGGGAAGTCAGGCCCGATGTAATTCACCTCGACTCCACCATCGGGGGAATAGAGGTCAGGAAGCTCGACGAGCCGACGATAGATGCCCTGACGATAACCGACAGGGGCAAGGAAGTGTGGAAGGACTTGGCCAAGGACCTTCAGCCCCTGGCAAAGAAATTCTGGGAGGAGACGGGGATAGAGATAATCGCCATCGGCAAGTCGAGCGTTCCCGTGAGGATAGCGGAAATCTACGCAGGCCTCTACACCGCCAAGTGGGCGATTGACTACGCGAGGGAGCACGGCAAGGCCACCGTCGGCCTGCCGAGGTATATGAAAGTTGAAATCCGCCCCGGAAAAATCCACGGCGAGAGCCTTGACCCACGCGAGGGCGGTCTCTTCGGGGAGATTGAGGCAAAAACGGAAGGAATCGGCTGGGAGCTCTATCCAAACCCGCTCGTGAGGCGCTTCATGGTGCTAGAAGTTTGGAAGGAGTGA